A portion of the Krasilnikovia cinnamomea genome contains these proteins:
- a CDS encoding amino acid ABC transporter ATP-binding protein, with translation MPVLSCAHLRKVFGTRVVLDDLNLDVEEHRVVALIGASGSGKSTLLRCAALLTEVDDGTIHLDGEEITDPRVDPDAVRRRIGMVFQAYNLFPHMSVLDNITLAPVRVHRRARDQARAQAREWLDRVGLADQADSYPDRLSGGQQQRVAIVRALVNSPRLLLLDEVTSALDPELVGEVLTMIRDLKAEGMTMVLATHEMGFAREVADEVVFLDAGRVLEAGPPQRVLGDPTEPRTRQFLSRIIEAGRL, from the coding sequence ATGCCGGTGCTGTCCTGCGCGCACCTGCGCAAGGTCTTCGGGACCCGGGTGGTCCTCGACGACCTGAACCTCGACGTGGAGGAGCACCGCGTGGTGGCGCTGATCGGCGCCTCCGGCTCCGGCAAGTCGACGCTGCTGCGCTGCGCCGCCCTGCTCACCGAGGTCGATGACGGCACGATCCACCTGGACGGCGAAGAGATCACCGATCCCCGGGTGGACCCGGACGCCGTACGGCGCCGCATCGGCATGGTGTTCCAGGCGTACAACCTGTTCCCGCACATGAGCGTGCTGGACAACATCACCCTGGCCCCGGTCCGGGTGCACCGGCGGGCGCGCGACCAGGCGCGGGCGCAGGCGCGCGAATGGCTGGACCGGGTCGGGCTGGCGGACCAGGCGGACAGCTACCCGGACCGGCTCTCGGGCGGCCAGCAGCAGCGGGTGGCGATCGTGCGGGCCCTGGTCAACAGTCCCCGGCTGCTGCTGCTCGACGAGGTGACCTCGGCGCTGGACCCGGAACTGGTCGGCGAGGTGCTCACAATGATCCGCGACCTGAAGGCCGAGGGGATGACCATGGTGCTGGCCACGCACGAGATGGGCTTCGCCCGGGAGGTCGCCGACGAGGTGGTCTTCCTGGACGCGGGCCGCGTCCTGGAGGCCGGGCCGCCGCAGCGGGTGCTGGGCGACCCGACCGAGCCCCGTACCCGGCAGTTCCTGTCCCGGATCATCGAGGCTGGGCGGCTCTAG
- a CDS encoding ABC transporter substrate-binding protein, translated as MPSRHSRTALGGAVLLLTALAGCAPADDDASPSGSASASGNPCPPGALATRTPGKLTIATDDPAYAPWFSDNKPDNGKGFESAVAYSVAERLGYPKENVTWIRVTFNNAIAPGPKAFDLDINQFSITDQRRQAVDFSSPYYLVRQTVIALKSSKIAGAKTIAELRGAKLGAQVGTTSYQAINEVIKPTTQPQVYNSNDDAKKALQNGQIDGLVVDLPTAFYMTGAELENGVIVGQLPQVGVPEQFGLVLDKGSPLTGCVSTAVDQLRQDGTLAVLEKTWLAGTGGAPELTP; from the coding sequence ATGCCTAGCCGACACTCGCGCACCGCGCTCGGGGGCGCGGTTCTGCTCCTGACCGCCCTCGCGGGATGCGCACCCGCCGACGACGACGCCTCCCCGAGCGGCTCCGCATCGGCCTCCGGCAACCCGTGCCCGCCCGGTGCGCTGGCCACCCGTACCCCGGGCAAGCTCACCATCGCCACCGACGACCCGGCGTACGCGCCGTGGTTCAGCGACAACAAGCCGGACAACGGCAAGGGCTTCGAGTCGGCGGTGGCGTACAGCGTCGCCGAGCGGCTCGGCTATCCCAAGGAGAACGTCACCTGGATCCGGGTGACGTTCAACAACGCGATCGCGCCCGGGCCGAAGGCGTTCGACCTCGACATCAACCAGTTCTCCATCACCGACCAGCGCCGCCAGGCCGTCGACTTCTCGTCGCCGTACTACCTGGTGCGCCAGACCGTCATCGCACTGAAATCGTCCAAGATCGCCGGGGCGAAGACCATCGCCGAGCTGCGCGGCGCCAAGCTCGGCGCGCAGGTCGGGACGACCAGCTACCAGGCCATCAACGAAGTGATCAAGCCCACCACCCAGCCGCAGGTCTACAACAGCAACGACGACGCCAAGAAGGCGCTGCAGAACGGGCAGATCGACGGCCTGGTGGTGGACCTGCCGACCGCGTTCTACATGACCGGCGCGGAGCTGGAGAACGGGGTCATCGTCGGGCAGCTGCCCCAGGTCGGCGTGCCCGAGCAGTTCGGCCTCGTGCTCGACAAGGGCTCCCCGCTCACCGGGTGCGTCAGCACGGCGGTCGACCAGCTCCGCCAGGACGGCACCCTCGCGGTGCTGGAGAAGACCTGGCTGGCGGGCACGGGCGGAGCCCCCGAACTGACCCCATGA
- the ribH gene encoding 6,7-dimethyl-8-ribityllumazine synthase — protein MAGFGDPHLDTVDAAGLRLGIVGSRWHASLVDHMVERARAAAKACGVDDVVVARVAGSVELPVVAQALAKRCDAVVALGVVIRGETAHFEYVCDAVTAGLTRVGLDEQTPVAHGVLTVESIGQARDRAGLEDSIEDKGWQSTVAVLDAALTIRGLPD, from the coding sequence ATGGCCGGCTTCGGGGACCCGCATCTGGACACCGTCGACGCCGCCGGGCTGCGGCTGGGCATCGTCGGTTCCCGGTGGCACGCGAGCCTGGTCGACCACATGGTCGAGCGGGCCCGGGCCGCGGCGAAGGCGTGCGGCGTGGACGACGTGGTCGTGGCCCGCGTGGCGGGCTCGGTCGAGCTGCCGGTGGTGGCGCAGGCCCTGGCCAAGCGTTGCGACGCGGTGGTCGCGCTGGGGGTGGTGATCCGCGGGGAGACCGCCCACTTCGAGTACGTGTGCGACGCGGTCACCGCCGGACTGACCCGGGTCGGCCTCGACGAGCAGACCCCGGTGGCGCACGGCGTGCTGACCGTGGAGTCGATCGGGCAGGCCCGCGACCGCGCCGGGCTGGAGGACTCCATCGAGGACAAGGGCTGGCAGAGCACGGTCGCGGTGCTCGACGCCGCCCTGACCATCCGCGGCCTGCCCGACTAG
- a CDS encoding septum formation family protein — MRRWFAVAAVAVVLAAAGCTAGSGTDRDLTGSWSMIGPAVPFRPASGVCHEHLPADGSLETYRPVPCAELHLTETFAIRTAPDAPVPPTPGSAQGREAYEQCARRADAFLGGPWREARIGVRVFWPSRAGWRGGARWYRCDVTETDADGLADRSRSGSLAGALRGASPLRLGCFEPRVSGETVRAMAAVPCTKPHRAEFVGLWTAPEVSYAALNADRTDSARGCRSAIARYTGVPDDNEVQYRTGWISYQPSRAEWQYGERRVRCFLWFRDRKLTRSMRDAGPTALPVR, encoded by the coding sequence GTGCGACGGTGGTTCGCCGTGGCCGCGGTGGCGGTCGTGCTCGCCGCTGCGGGCTGCACCGCCGGCTCCGGCACGGACCGCGACCTCACCGGCAGCTGGTCGATGATCGGCCCGGCCGTCCCGTTCCGCCCGGCGTCCGGGGTCTGCCACGAGCACCTGCCGGCGGACGGGTCGTTGGAGACGTACCGGCCGGTGCCGTGCGCGGAGCTGCACCTGACGGAGACCTTCGCGATCCGTACGGCGCCGGACGCCCCCGTGCCGCCCACCCCGGGATCGGCGCAGGGCCGGGAGGCGTACGAGCAGTGCGCGCGGCGGGCCGACGCGTTTCTGGGCGGACCGTGGCGCGAGGCGCGGATCGGCGTCCGGGTGTTCTGGCCGTCGCGGGCGGGGTGGCGGGGCGGGGCGCGGTGGTACCGCTGCGACGTGACCGAGACGGACGCCGACGGGCTGGCCGACCGCAGTCGCAGCGGCAGCCTGGCCGGGGCGCTGCGCGGCGCGTCGCCGCTGCGGCTGGGCTGCTTCGAGCCGCGGGTCAGCGGCGAGACCGTACGGGCCATGGCCGCGGTGCCGTGCACGAAGCCGCACCGGGCCGAGTTCGTCGGCCTGTGGACCGCCCCGGAGGTCTCGTACGCCGCGCTGAACGCGGACCGCACCGACAGTGCCCGCGGCTGCCGCAGCGCGATCGCCCGGTACACGGGGGTGCCCGACGACAACGAGGTGCAGTACCGCACCGGCTGGATCTCCTACCAGCCGAGCCGCGCGGAGTGGCAGTACGGCGAGCGCCGCGTGCGCTGCTTCCTGTGGTTCCGCGACCGCAAGCTCACCCGGTCGATGCGCGACGCGGGGCCGACTGCGCTGCCGGTGCGCTGA
- a CDS encoding bifunctional 3,4-dihydroxy-2-butanone-4-phosphate synthase/GTP cyclohydrolase II, producing MSRRCWEATVLADIERAVKDIAAGRPVIVVDDENRENEGDLIFAAEHATPELLAFMVRYTSGYICAVLTEQEADRLDLPPMFHTNQDRRGTAYAVTVDAREGVSTGISAADRAHTIRLLSSGSTQASDLARPGHVVPLRAKPGGVLRRPGHTEATIDLTVLAGLRPAGVLCELVNDDGTMMRLPDLEKFAAEHDLALISIEQLIEYRRRNEQQVERLAETRLPTEHGVFTAFGYRAATDGAEHVALVYGDLGDGADVLVRVHSECLTGDVFGSVRCDCGPQLDAALRRVAEVGRGVVLYMRGHEGRGIGLLHKLQAYQLQDAGFDTVDANLRLGLPADARDYGTGAQILHDLGVRSMRLLTNNPAKRAGLEGYGLTITGREALPVRLHPENVRYLRTKRDRMGHLFDELGEAGPAAG from the coding sequence ATGTCGAGAAGATGCTGGGAGGCCACCGTGCTGGCTGACATCGAACGGGCCGTCAAGGACATCGCCGCCGGACGACCCGTGATCGTCGTCGACGACGAGAACCGCGAGAACGAGGGCGACCTGATCTTCGCGGCGGAACACGCGACGCCGGAGCTGCTGGCGTTCATGGTCCGCTACACCTCCGGCTACATCTGCGCGGTGCTGACGGAGCAGGAGGCGGACCGCCTCGACCTGCCACCGATGTTCCACACCAACCAGGACCGGCGCGGCACCGCGTACGCGGTGACCGTCGACGCCCGCGAGGGGGTCAGCACCGGCATCTCGGCGGCCGACCGGGCGCACACCATCCGGCTGCTGAGTTCCGGCAGCACCCAGGCCAGCGACCTGGCCCGCCCCGGGCACGTGGTGCCGCTGCGCGCCAAGCCCGGCGGGGTGCTGCGCCGCCCCGGGCACACCGAGGCCACCATCGACCTGACCGTGCTGGCCGGCCTGCGCCCGGCCGGGGTGCTGTGCGAGCTGGTCAACGACGACGGCACCATGATGCGCCTGCCCGACCTGGAGAAGTTCGCGGCCGAGCACGACCTCGCGCTGATCAGCATCGAGCAGCTCATCGAGTACCGGCGGCGCAACGAGCAGCAGGTGGAGCGGCTCGCCGAGACCCGGCTGCCCACCGAGCACGGCGTGTTCACCGCGTTCGGATACCGCGCCGCGACCGACGGCGCCGAGCACGTCGCGCTGGTCTACGGCGACCTCGGTGATGGCGCGGACGTGCTGGTCCGGGTGCACTCCGAGTGCCTGACCGGGGACGTCTTCGGCTCGGTGCGCTGCGACTGCGGCCCCCAGCTCGACGCGGCGCTGCGGCGGGTCGCGGAGGTCGGCCGCGGCGTGGTGCTGTACATGCGCGGGCACGAGGGGCGCGGCATCGGCCTGCTGCACAAGCTGCAGGCGTACCAGTTGCAGGACGCGGGGTTCGACACGGTCGACGCGAACCTGCGCCTCGGCCTGCCCGCGGACGCCCGCGACTACGGCACCGGCGCGCAGATCCTGCACGACCTGGGGGTGCGCTCGATGCGGCTGCTCACCAACAACCCGGCCAAGCGGGCCGGGCTGGAGGGGTACGGGCTGACGATCACCGGGCGTGAGGCCCTGCCGGTGCGCCTGCACCCGGAGAACGTGCGCTACCTGCGTACCAAGCGCGACCGGATGGGACACCTGTTCGACGAGCTCGGTGAGGCCGGCCCGGCCGCGGGCTGA
- the rpe gene encoding ribulose-phosphate 3-epimerase, with protein sequence MEPSPIIAPSILAADFARLAEEVHAIEGAADWVHVDVMDNHFVPNLSIGLPVVQSLRKATSIPFDVHLMITDPDRWAPGYAEAGAHNVTFHAEACEDPVALAKTLRAAGAKAGLAIDRDTPIEPYLELLPYVDTLLVMTIKAGFGGQKFMPELLDKVRAVRRRISAMGLEIRLEVDGGIAADTIEQAAEAGADAFVAGTAVYAADDPAEAVRKLRALAQRAMVTP encoded by the coding sequence GTGGAGCCTTCGCCGATCATCGCGCCCAGCATCCTCGCCGCCGATTTCGCCCGCCTCGCCGAGGAGGTGCACGCGATCGAGGGCGCCGCTGACTGGGTGCACGTCGACGTCATGGACAACCATTTCGTGCCGAACCTGTCGATCGGCCTGCCGGTGGTGCAAAGCCTGCGCAAGGCGACCAGCATCCCGTTCGACGTGCACCTCATGATCACCGACCCGGACCGGTGGGCGCCCGGGTACGCGGAGGCGGGCGCCCACAACGTGACGTTCCACGCGGAGGCGTGCGAGGACCCGGTGGCGCTGGCCAAGACGTTGCGGGCGGCTGGCGCCAAGGCCGGCCTGGCGATCGACCGGGACACGCCGATCGAGCCGTACCTGGAACTTCTGCCCTATGTGGACACCCTGCTGGTGATGACGATCAAGGCCGGGTTCGGTGGCCAGAAGTTCATGCCGGAACTGCTGGACAAGGTCCGCGCGGTGCGCCGCCGGATCAGCGCGATGGGGCTGGAGATCCGGCTGGAGGTCGACGGCGGGATCGCGGCCGACACGATCGAGCAGGCCGCCGAGGCGGGGGCGGACGCGTTCGTGGCGGGCACGGCCGTGTACGCCGCCGACGACCCGGCCGAGGCCGTCCGCAAGCTGCGGGCCCTGGCGCAGCGTGCGATGGTGACGCCGTGA
- a CDS encoding GGDEF domain-containing response regulator, with product MTTGGVRHAADEPGLEPEERPDLILVVDDDEDIAGFVAFNLELHGFEVVRARDGREALEVVESRRPDLAVVDWMMPNMDGVELTRRLRAEPLTSALPVIMLTARGMTVDKVVGLTAGVDDYLIKPFDTAELIARVSSTLRRTKEFREVSPLTGLPGNARVRREIADRIRSGADYAVGYIDIDRFKSVNDVYGFDRGDEFITALARSLHRAVAASDPPSIFLGHIGGDDFIFICTPDQVLPLTKRAVTDFEAAADRLYDPEDARRGYIEVPDRRGNKQRAALITLSIGVAQATADGRRLSDPRMVVAVASEMKKVAKSQPGSYVAIDRRRADSDDEDERGL from the coding sequence GTGACCACCGGCGGAGTCCGGCACGCGGCGGACGAGCCCGGCCTGGAGCCCGAGGAGCGTCCCGACCTCATCCTCGTGGTCGACGACGACGAGGACATCGCCGGATTCGTGGCATTCAACCTTGAACTGCACGGCTTCGAGGTGGTGCGGGCGCGCGACGGCCGCGAGGCCCTGGAGGTCGTCGAGAGCCGCCGCCCCGATCTGGCGGTGGTCGACTGGATGATGCCGAACATGGACGGGGTGGAGCTGACCCGGCGGCTGCGCGCGGAACCGCTCACCTCCGCCCTGCCGGTGATCATGCTGACGGCGCGCGGGATGACCGTGGACAAGGTCGTCGGGCTCACGGCGGGGGTGGACGACTACCTGATCAAGCCGTTCGACACGGCCGAGCTGATCGCCCGGGTCTCGTCCACGCTGCGGCGCACCAAGGAGTTCCGGGAGGTCTCGCCGCTGACCGGGCTGCCCGGCAACGCGCGGGTCCGCCGGGAGATCGCCGACCGGATCCGCTCGGGCGCGGACTACGCGGTCGGCTACATCGACATCGACCGGTTCAAGAGCGTCAACGACGTGTACGGCTTCGATCGCGGCGACGAGTTCATCACCGCGCTGGCCCGCAGCCTGCACCGGGCGGTCGCCGCGTCCGACCCCCCGTCGATCTTCCTGGGGCACATCGGCGGCGACGACTTCATCTTCATCTGCACCCCCGACCAGGTGCTGCCGCTGACCAAGCGCGCGGTCACCGACTTCGAGGCGGCCGCGGACCGGCTGTACGACCCGGAAGACGCCCGCCGCGGCTACATCGAGGTGCCGGACCGGCGCGGCAACAAGCAGCGCGCCGCCCTGATCACGCTGTCCATCGGGGTCGCGCAGGCCACCGCGGACGGGCGTCGGCTCTCCGATCCCCGGATGGTGGTGGCGGTCGCCTCGGAGATGAAGAAGGTGGCCAAGAGCCAGCCGGGCTCGTACGTGGCGATCGACCGGCGGCGCGCCGATTCGGACGACGAGGACGAACGGGGACTGTGA
- a CDS encoding phosphoribosyl-ATP diphosphatase, with amino-acid sequence MKTFEELFAELKAKAEQQDPGSSTVAALERGVHFIGKKVVEEAAESWMAAEHEGPQRAAEEISQLLYQAQVLMIATGLELEDVYRHL; translated from the coding sequence GTGAAGACGTTCGAAGAGCTGTTCGCCGAGCTGAAGGCGAAGGCGGAGCAGCAGGACCCGGGCTCGTCCACGGTCGCGGCGCTGGAGCGCGGCGTGCACTTCATCGGCAAGAAGGTCGTCGAGGAGGCGGCCGAGTCCTGGATGGCCGCCGAGCACGAGGGCCCGCAGCGGGCCGCCGAGGAGATCTCCCAGCTGCTCTACCAGGCCCAGGTGCTCATGATCGCGACCGGTCTGGAGCTGGAGGACGTCTACCGACATCTGTGA
- the hisG gene encoding ATP phosphoribosyltransferase produces MLRIAIPNKGTLSAPASQMLRDAGYRQRTDPKDLVCRDEANNVEFFYLRPRDIATYVGSGDLDLGITGRDLLVDSGVPAAELLDLGFGGATFRWAAPAGTLTSADEIAGRRIATAYPGVVEQHLAEHNLKADVVRLDGAVENAVRLGVADVIADVVETGATLRQAGLVTIGEPILRSSAVLIGRHATAAPNGVAQLMRRLQGVLVARSYVMLAYDVRADLLEQATGLTPGIESPTVSPLHREGWVAVQAMVLRKEVHRIMDELYELGARAILVTDIHNCRL; encoded by the coding sequence ATGCTGCGCATCGCCATTCCGAACAAGGGCACCCTGTCCGCCCCGGCATCCCAGATGCTGCGCGACGCCGGCTACCGCCAGCGCACCGACCCGAAGGATCTCGTCTGCCGGGACGAGGCCAACAACGTCGAGTTCTTCTACCTGCGGCCCCGCGACATCGCCACCTACGTCGGCTCCGGTGACCTTGACCTCGGCATCACCGGCCGGGACCTGCTGGTCGACTCGGGAGTGCCCGCCGCCGAGCTGCTCGACCTGGGGTTCGGCGGGGCCACGTTCCGGTGGGCCGCCCCGGCGGGCACCCTGACGTCGGCCGACGAGATCGCCGGGCGCCGCATCGCCACCGCGTACCCGGGGGTGGTGGAGCAGCACCTGGCCGAGCACAACCTGAAGGCCGACGTGGTCCGCCTCGACGGAGCCGTGGAGAACGCGGTCCGGCTCGGCGTCGCGGACGTCATCGCGGACGTCGTGGAGACCGGGGCCACCCTGCGCCAGGCCGGGCTGGTCACGATCGGGGAGCCGATCCTGCGCTCGTCGGCGGTCCTGATCGGGCGCCACGCCACGGCCGCGCCCAACGGCGTCGCCCAGCTGATGCGCCGCCTGCAGGGGGTGCTGGTGGCCCGCTCGTACGTGATGCTGGCCTACGACGTGCGCGCCGACCTGCTGGAGCAGGCGACCGGACTGACCCCGGGCATCGAGTCGCCGACCGTCTCCCCGCTGCACCGCGAGGGCTGGGTGGCGGTGCAGGCCATGGTGCTGCGCAAGGAGGTCCACCGGATCATGGACGAGCTGTACGAGCTGGGTGCCCGGGCCATCCTGGTCACCGACATCCACAACTGCCGGCTGTGA
- the ribD gene encoding bifunctional diaminohydroxyphosphoribosylaminopyrimidine deaminase/5-amino-6-(5-phosphoribosylamino)uracil reductase RibD: protein MVTEDEAMGRAIALAARGLGTTSPNPVVGCLLLSADGEVVGEGFHAYAGGPHAEIVALAQAGERARGGTAVVTLEPCNHTGRTGPCVKALVGAGIRRVVIAVDDPNPAAAGGAAALREAGVEVALGVRRAEAEAGNVAWLTAVRRGRPYVTWKFAATLDGRSAAADGTSQWITSGPARTDVHTLRSTVDAIVVGVGTVLADDPQLTVRDLRDGSLAITQPLRVVVDSAGRTPATARVRDASAPTWIATAAELGTGPDGRVDLSALLSTLYARGVRAVLLEGGPTLAGAFLSAGLVDRVIGYVAPKLLGAGLSALVDAGVATIAEAIDLELTEVVQVGSDLRFTATLRHKEA from the coding sequence ATGGTGACCGAGGACGAGGCCATGGGCCGCGCGATCGCGCTCGCCGCCCGCGGCCTCGGCACGACCAGCCCCAACCCGGTCGTCGGCTGCCTGCTGCTCAGCGCGGACGGCGAGGTCGTCGGCGAGGGCTTCCACGCGTACGCGGGCGGCCCGCACGCCGAGATTGTGGCGCTGGCCCAGGCGGGCGAGCGCGCCCGCGGCGGCACCGCGGTGGTCACCCTGGAACCCTGCAACCACACCGGGCGTACGGGGCCGTGCGTGAAGGCGCTGGTCGGCGCGGGCATCCGGCGCGTGGTCATCGCCGTGGACGACCCCAATCCGGCCGCGGCCGGGGGAGCAGCCGCGCTGCGCGAGGCCGGCGTCGAGGTGGCGCTGGGGGTGCGCCGGGCGGAGGCCGAGGCCGGCAACGTGGCGTGGCTGACCGCGGTGCGCCGCGGCCGCCCGTACGTGACCTGGAAGTTCGCCGCCACCCTGGACGGCCGCTCGGCGGCCGCGGACGGCACCAGCCAGTGGATCACCTCGGGGCCCGCCCGCACGGACGTGCACACCCTGCGCAGCACGGTCGACGCGATCGTCGTCGGGGTGGGCACGGTGCTGGCGGACGACCCCCAGCTGACCGTGCGCGACCTGCGTGACGGCAGCCTGGCGATCACCCAGCCGCTGCGGGTGGTCGTCGACTCGGCGGGCCGCACCCCGGCCACCGCCCGGGTCCGCGACGCGTCCGCGCCGACCTGGATCGCCACGGCGGCCGAGCTGGGCACCGGCCCGGACGGGCGGGTCGACCTGTCGGCCCTGCTCAGCACGCTGTACGCGCGGGGTGTGCGGGCCGTGCTGCTGGAGGGCGGCCCGACGCTGGCGGGCGCGTTCCTGTCCGCCGGGCTGGTCGACCGGGTGATCGGTTACGTCGCGCCGAAGCTGCTCGGCGCCGGACTGTCCGCACTGGTGGACGCCGGCGTCGCCACGATCGCCGAGGCGATCGACCTGGAACTCACCGAGGTCGTGCAGGTCGGTTCCGACCTGCGCTTCACCGCAACGCTGCGCCACAAGGAGGCCTGA
- a CDS encoding riboflavin synthase, translating to MFTGIVEELGEVVALAGADGDSAVLTVRGPLVTADARHGDSIAVNGVCLTVTENSDGAFTADVMAETLHRSSLAALRVGSPVNLERAATLGSRLGGHLVQGHVDGVARLLSREPGEAWEVLRFSLPAELARYVVEKGSITVDGVSLTVTEVTDDTFSVSLIPTTLKLTVLGQKGVGDPVNLEVDVIAKYVEKMLGGHRAG from the coding sequence ATGTTCACCGGCATCGTCGAGGAACTGGGGGAAGTCGTGGCGCTGGCCGGCGCCGACGGCGACTCGGCAGTGCTCACCGTGCGCGGACCGCTCGTGACCGCCGACGCGCGCCACGGCGACTCCATCGCGGTCAACGGCGTCTGTCTCACCGTCACGGAGAACTCCGACGGCGCGTTCACGGCCGACGTGATGGCCGAGACGTTGCACCGCTCGTCCCTGGCCGCGCTGCGCGTAGGCAGCCCGGTGAACCTGGAGCGGGCCGCCACCCTGGGCTCGCGCCTGGGCGGGCACCTGGTGCAGGGCCACGTCGACGGGGTGGCGCGGCTGCTGTCGCGGGAGCCGGGCGAGGCGTGGGAGGTGCTGCGCTTCTCGCTGCCCGCCGAGCTGGCCCGGTACGTGGTGGAGAAGGGCTCCATCACGGTCGACGGCGTGTCGCTGACGGTCACCGAGGTCACGGACGACACGTTCAGCGTCAGCCTCATCCCGACCACGCTGAAGCTCACCGTCCTGGGCCAGAAGGGCGTCGGTGACCCGGTGAACCTCGAGGTCGACGTCATCGCGAAGTATGTCGAGAAGATGCTGGGAGGCCACCGTGCTGGCTGA
- a CDS encoding amino acid ABC transporter permease — protein MSTVGYELSEIQRGRIAYRRRQTVRSVLLAAASTAIVGTLLAVAVTGAPGWERVKQSFFDPQVAREALPAIGVGLWLNVRLLAVCAIASLALGLLVAVLRTLRGPVFFPVRAVATGYTYAFRGLPLIIVLYLFTFGVPGLRLQGTPSVLVLGGAALVVTYGAYLAEVFRAGIESVHPSQLAAARSLGLTYRQTMRFVVLPQAVRRVAPPLLNDTVALQKDVGLVSLAGPIDAVRAAQIATAEHFNYTPYVVAGVLFVLLALPLIVVTDWVTLRAARRQSGGA, from the coding sequence GTGAGCACGGTCGGATACGAGCTCAGCGAGATCCAGCGCGGGCGGATCGCCTACCGGCGACGGCAGACGGTCCGTTCGGTGCTGCTGGCCGCCGCCTCCACCGCGATCGTGGGCACCCTGCTCGCGGTCGCGGTCACCGGGGCGCCGGGCTGGGAACGGGTCAAGCAGTCCTTCTTCGACCCGCAGGTGGCCCGCGAAGCCCTGCCCGCCATCGGAGTGGGACTGTGGCTCAACGTACGGCTGCTGGCCGTCTGCGCGATCGCGTCGCTGGCGCTGGGGCTGCTCGTGGCGGTGCTGCGCACGCTGCGCGGGCCGGTGTTCTTCCCGGTCCGGGCGGTGGCCACGGGTTACACGTACGCGTTCCGCGGGCTGCCGCTGATCATCGTGCTGTACCTGTTCACCTTCGGGGTGCCGGGGCTGCGGCTGCAGGGCACGCCGAGCGTGCTGGTGCTGGGCGGGGCGGCGCTGGTCGTCACGTACGGGGCGTACCTGGCGGAGGTGTTCCGGGCGGGCATCGAGTCGGTGCATCCGAGCCAGCTGGCCGCGGCCCGGTCGCTGGGGCTCACGTACCGGCAGACGATGCGGTTCGTGGTGCTGCCGCAGGCAGTCCGCCGGGTGGCGCCGCCGCTGCTCAACGACACCGTGGCGCTGCAGAAGGACGTCGGCCTGGTGTCACTGGCCGGGCCGATCGACGCGGTGCGGGCGGCGCAGATCGCCACCGCCGAGCACTTCAACTACACCCCGTACGTCGTGGCCGGGGTGCTGTTCGTGCTGCTGGCCCTGCCGCTGATCGTGGTGACCGACTGGGTGACGCTGCGGGCGGCCCGCCGCCAGTCCGGGGGTGCCTGA